Within Raineyella sp. W15-4, the genomic segment GTGCCCGGACGCCGGCGGCACTCGCTGGACGGCCGGCCCCGCCCGGGTCGATCCCGGGCGCCGACGACCACCGCAGGATCACCCGGCGCGGGGGAGGCCGCCGTGACCGGGCGCCCCTATGCTGAGGCCGACTCAGGCAGGACACAGGGGGGACGTGATGTCGGTGAGTGACGGCAACGCAGGACAGCGGGTGGGCGGCCCCGACCTGGCGTGGTTGCGTCGGGCGGGAATGACGAGCTGGTTGGCCCTCGGGGTCATCGCCCTCGTCGTCGTGTTGGCCGGGGCGGTGAGCTCCATCAGTGGCATCGTGATCCCTGCCGTCATCGCCGTGATCCTCGGCACCGTCCTGGAACCGCTCGTCAGCTGGCTCAGACGCCACAAGGTGTCATCCACGCTGGCGACCGTCACCGGACTGGTCGTGGCGCTGCTGGTGGGTGTCGGCCTGGTCGCTGTGGTGGTCTGGGGCTTCATCCGGCAGCTGCCGGAGATCACCAGGCAGCTCCTGATCGGCTGGGAGTCCTTCCTGCAGTGGGGGCGCAGCCTGGAGATCGATTCCGTGTGGCTGGACCACGCCCGTGCCGCCGTCCAGCAGTATGCGCCGTATCTGGGGCAGGGCGTTCTGGGAGCGGTGACCAGCACCTTCTCCGGCGCGGTGTCCTTCGGGGTGGGCACCTTCTTCTCGGTGTTCATCCTCTTCTTCGTGCTCCAGGACGGCCATCAGTTCCCCGGCTGGCTCGCCCGGGTGACGAAGCTCGACGCCGGGCTGGTCCAGGAGGTGGACGACCTGGTCAAGGATTCGCTGCAGGGCTACTTCAGGGGTGTCGCCCTCACCGCGCTGATCACGGCACCCGTCTTCATGATTCCGCTGCTCGTGATGCGCGTCCCGCTGGCCGTTCCCATCTTCATCCTGTACTTCTTCCTGTCCTTCCTCCCCTACATCGGGCCGTGGATCACCGGTGCATTCGCGGTGCTGATCGCCTTCGGGTCCGGCGGTGCCCTCGCCGCGCTCGTCATCGCTGTCAGCCTGCTGGCGTCCAACGGCACGATCCAGAGTGCGGTCAGTTCCTGGGCACTCGGTTCGGCGCTCGAGGTGCATCCGGTCGCCGTGCTGCTCGCGACGATCGTCGGTGGCACCGCCGCCGGCATTCTCGGCATGATCCTCGGCCCGCCGCTGCTGGCGGCCATCATCCGGTCGGTGACGGCGGTCCGGGCGCACCGGACTGCCGCCACCGAGGACGACGGTGATCCCGCGGCGAACGGGGTCGCTGCGGGGTCGGCTGCCACCGCCTGACCGTCGCGATGATCGACCGGGCGTTTCGGAGGCGAATCGTGGGCCGCACAAAGCACGCTCGACTAGGATGAATGGTCCCCGGTGGCAGTGCGGCCGCTGGGTCGACGGGAGGAGGCAGCCATGTTCGACCACCCGCTGCTGGAGTTCGGTGAGCGCTGTGCCGAGGCCGGCTTCGTGCCGATCGGTGCGCGCGGTGAGCTGTGGCAGGCGATCGGCGCCGAGGAGAGGGCCTGTTCACCTGCGGAGGATCCCACCGAGGGTGTGCTGTCGATCGACGGTGTCGGTCCCGGTCGTTGGGACGGCTGGCACGGCAGGATCGCGACAGTGACCGCCAGCCTCCCGGTCGGCCCGGACCAGATCGATGCCGAACAGCAGGAACTCGTTCGGGAGATGTCGACGATCTTCGGCGATCCCCACGTCCTGACCGGGCAGCGCGACCGCGTCTACCGATGGCCGCTGGAGCAGTGGACAGTCGAGGTGAGCATCGACGGTGTGGAGCGCAACCGGGTGGAGCTCACCCTCGCCGACGCCGAACTCGTGCCGCGCTGAGTCGTGGCCGCCGTGTCCCGGGCCGTCCACTCTGGACGCTTCCGTTCGTCCCTGGACATGTCCACGCGTGCTGACGCGTCTGGGGACATCAGGACGCGTTGGCGCTGAGGGCGCGGGGGTGTGCGGCTTGAGGGTACAGAGGGTGAGCCGCACAGCGGGCCGCGGCCGAGCCGGTCGGCCCCCACCCGCGCGGCGGTCGGAGTCAGGGCGTGACGCCCTGGGAGGCCAGCCAGACCAGCGGATCGGTCGCCGAGTAGGGCGTCAGCAGGCTGCTGCCCCGCGGGTAGTACTCGAAGTGGAGGTGCGGGCCGAAGGTCCGGCCGGTCAGACCGACGAACCCGATGATGTCCCCGGCTTTCACCTTCTGGCCGGGTCGCACCGTCGAGGCGAGCAGGTGGGCGTAGAGGGTGGAGCCGTCGGTGTGGGTGAGGATCACGTGGGTGCCCGCCCAGTCACCGGCCACCGGCACCGTCACGGTGCCGTCGGCGGCAGCGCGGACCGGGGTGCCGATCGGAGCCCCGAAATCGACGCCGGTGTGATAGCTGGCCCAGGTGCCGACCGCGCCCCAGCGGGCGCCGACCGTGTACTGGCCCCTCGCGATCGGCGTCAGAGTCCGGCCGGTGGCGGCGCCGATCGTCCGACCGAGTCGGTTCAGCTCGGCTGGTACCGACGCCGGCCGGCTGCCATCGGCCAGGGGACGGACGAGGGTGCCGTCGGGCAACCGGATCCCCGTGTCGCCGGAGAGCTTGCCCGCCTCGAGGGCAGCCTGCTGGGCCTGGAGCAAAGCGGCCTCGGCCGCGGCCCTGTTCTTCTCGTCCACCAGGCGGGTCTGCTCGGTCCGGATCCCCTTGGCCGCATCGGCCTGGGCGGCCACCCGCTTCGCCTGCTCGCGCGAGGTGTTCTCCCGGGTCTCCTGCTCGGCGCGCGTCTGCTGGTCCGCGACCCGCTGAGCGGCCGAGAGATCGACCAGGGCACGGTCGAAGTCCGGCGCGGCCGGGCCGTTCGCGGCCTTGGCCGCCACCGCGGCGCCCGAGTCCAGGTAGCCCGGGGAACCCTCTGTCGCGGTCGTGGTGACGGTACCGGCCGCCGCCGGCGCCGGGGCGACGGCCGCTCCGGAACCGGACGGTGCAGGCGACGGCGCAGGGCCGTCGCCGGCCGATGACGCGGGGGATGATGATCCGCCATCCGACGACGATCCGCCCGAGCCGGCGGTGACGGCCACCAGATGATCCCCGGGGGCCGGTGCGACCGACCTCACGTCACGGTCGGCGCCGTGGGCGTCGTTGGCCTGGTGGGTGAGGCCGAGACCGCCCGCGACCAGCAGCCCGATCAGTGCGATCGCGACCGCCAGCAGGCCGGCGCGGCCCCATCCGCCGGGCGAGCGTGGAGTGATCGGTTGCGCTCCTGCCATGCCGTTCCCCCTGGGTCGGCGCGGCCCCCCGCCGCGTACGGCATCAGCCTAGAGCGGAGGGGTCGCACGACGGGGGCGCTGAGGAAGAACTGTGGACAAGGTCATCCATCGGTTCACCTGTCCACAGGAACGTGGCGGATCCCACACACGTTCCCCGGCGTCCACCGAACCTCAGCGGTGGTCAGGCCGCATCCGAGGCAGACCGGTCAGGATGCTGCTCCTCGGATCGCTTCTCCTCGGCGATCGCCCGGGCCACCTGACCGGACTCCTCGCGGGCCAGGGTGGTGCGCAGCCGGTCGTACGACACCTCCCAGTCACGCACGGTGCGACCGTAGCTGTGCAGGAAGCTCGGATCGGTGTGCGCGAGCCGCCACATCGTCCGGGCGTCGTCGCGGTCCGGGTCGGACGGATCGGTCTCGATGCGGTCGAGCACCGCAGCGATCCGGATCACCTCACGGCAGGTCTCCCCGGTGACGGTGACCGTGTGGCGCTGGGCCAGCAGTCGGCCCCGGTTCGGCAGCGAGGCGAGCAGGACGGCCGCGGAGACCAGCACCGCCAGGGCGATCGGGATCACCACAGCGGCGGACTGCACGAAGAGGGCGAGCAGACCGCCCAGCACGAGGGCGGCGAGGAAGCCGCGGATGGCCCAGCGTGAGCCCACCTCGATCATCCCTGCCCGGTCGTCGCGGAACAGGGTGGCGTGGATGATGTCCCGCTTCCACCCGGGCAGCCGTGGCTCGCACACCGTGTACGAGCGCTCCAGACCGTCGTCGGTCTCGATCCACCGGGACCAGCCGAAGCGGGTCCGCTCCACGACCGTGGTCGGTCGTCCATCGCGGTCCGGCCGGGTGACGGCCTCAGACCTGAGGGCGGTGTCCATCCGCATCTCCTTGCGTGTCATACCGGGGAAGTTGCACGACAGTTCCACTGTCACATCGGACGGCGGAGCCACGCGAGCGACACGCCGCGCATTCCCCAGTCACATACCCAGTCAACAGCTCCCTCCTTGGTCGACGGTGAGCCCCTCGGTCGAGGGCGTCTCTGCCGTCGGTGTGTCTCGTCTCAGTCGACAGTGAGAACGACCTTCCCGTGCCGGTGCCCGGTGGTGACCAGCGCGAAACCGTCCGCGATCCGCTCCAGCGGCAGCCGGTGACCGACCAGCGGCGCCAGGGTGCCGTTCTCCAGTCCGGCTCCGATCGCCGCCAGGGCCTGCCGGGTCTGGGCCGGGGTGATGTGCCACAGGGCGACACCGAGGATCGCGGCCTCGGTGCGCATCACCAGCCGCGGGGTGATCTCGACCGGCGTACGGGCTCCGACGACCACCACCCGGCCGTTGCGAGCGAGCAGGCCGAGGTCGGCTTCGAGATTGTTGCTGGCGGCCATCTCGATCACCACGTCGATGCCTTCGGGGGTGGCCCGGCGCAGCTCTTCGACATGGTCGGTGGCGCTGTGGTCCACCACGACGTGGGCCCCCTGCCGGGCGGCCAGTGCACGACCCTCCGCGGTGCCGGCGGTGGCCAGCACCCGGGCGCCGTGGGCCCGGGCGAACTGGACGCAGGCCTGGCCGACCCCGCCGCTGGCCCCGTGGACGAGCACGGTCTCCCCCGGGCGGAGATCGGCACGCTGGAACAGCGCCCGATACGCCGTCGCGTACGGCACCCCCAGTGCGGCCCCCTCCTCGTAGCCGACGCTGTCCGGCAGCCGCCGGACGACCCGGGCCTCGGCCACGTGATACTGCGCGAAGGCCCCGTCGCTGGCGGCGAGGATGCCGGCGACGAACACCCGGTCCCCGACCGCCAGCCCGGTCACCTCCGCGCCGATCGCGTCGATCTCCCCCGCAGAATCGAAGCCCGGCACCCACGGCAGCGGATTGTGGAAGAACTCGTAGCCACCCCGCACCATGTAGGTGTCGGCGGGATTGAGGCCTGCGGCACGGACCCGGACACGCACCTGGCCGGGCCCCGGCTCGGGCTTCACGGTGTCGACGTAGCGCAGCACACCGGCGTCTCCGTGCTCGGTGATCTGGACAGCCCTCATGGATATCCCCCTCGTGGACCTGGCCCGGCCTCGGACCCTCCTGACAGCTCCGAGACTAGTCCGTCGCCGGGCGGTGGTGCGGGGATGCTCCGGACCTGTGGTCGACTGGGGACATGACGTCCCCCGGTCGCATCTTCGGTGAGCAGGTGCATCCTCTCGGGTGGGTAATCCTGCTCGTTCTGACGGCCGGGCTGGTGGTGGCGGCCCGCGGCGTGGGGATCCCCTCCCCCGAGATCCTCGCGGCGATGGTCGCAGGCACCGCGGTGGCCCTCAGTGGGCGTGGCCCCCGCCGGGTGCCGCCGCCACTGGCCGTGGCCGGCCAGGCCGTGATGGGGACTGCGCTCGGGGCGATGGTGACCTCCCAGGAGTTGCGGGCGCTCGCCGCGGACTGGGTCGGAGTCCTCGTCGTCACCGTGCTCACCCTGGTGATCAGCTTCGGCTCCGGGTTCCTGCTCGCCCTGCATCCCGCGGTGGACCGGGTCACCGGGGTGCTGTCGATGGCGGCCGGCGGAGCCAGCGGACTGGTGGCGGTGGCCGGCGATCTCGGTGGCGACATCCGGATGGTCGGCACCCTGCAGTACACCCGGGTGCTGCTGATCACCGCGTCGACGCCGCCGATCGCCGCGTACGTCTTCGGTGCCCCGGCCGCGGCGGTGCCGGCCGGTCCGTCGGACGGTGCCGGTGGGGTCCTGGTCGGGATCGGCTGCACGATCGTCGGCCTGCTGGTCGGCCGCGTCGTCCGGGTGCCCGCCGGTGACCTGCTCGGCCCGATGGTGGTCACCGCCGCGGTGGCGATCTGGGGTGGGGTCCCCGCGCCGGCGCTGCCCGGCGTCGTGGTGGCGGTGGCGTACGTGGTGATCGGCTGGACCGCCACCCTCGGGTTCACCCGGGCGGCGCTGGGGACCGTGGTGCGGGTGCTGCCGCTGTCGCTGGGGCTGGTGTTCGTGTTGATGGTGGTCAGCGCGGTGGCCGGAGTGTGGCTGGCGCGGCTGGCCGGGCTGCCCGACCTGGACGGCTATCTCGCCACCACTCCGGGCGGGATGATGGCGGTGCTGGCGGTCGCCGCGGCGTCGGGTGGCAACGTCACGTTCATCACCGGGGTGCAGGCCGTACGGCTGTTCCTGATGTTGGCGCTCACCCCACTGCTCACCGGCTGGCTGCACCGCCATGCCGGCCCGGCGTCGTCGACCCCGTCCGGTCGCGGGAGCGACTGACCGACCCGGCTGTCGGGACCGCACAACGAGGGCGCGGCACGCTTGTCGGTCCCTCACGGCGAGAACACAGGAACCGCCGCGTATCGTTCTACCTACGCGAGCGTAACCGACGCGAGCGTAACCACGCTGTCACCCGAGATCAGAGGTGCCCCTTGAGCCGAGCAACCGAGCAGATCCGCGCCGCCCGAGACCTGCTGCTGTCCTTCCACGGTCGCGTCGACGAGGCCCGGGCCGCCTTCACCTGGCCCGAGATCTCAGGACCCTTCAACTGGGCGATCGACTGGTTCGACGCGGTGGGCCGGGGCAACGACCGCACCGCGCTGTGGATCTGCCAGGTCGACGGTCGCGAGGACCGGTGGAGCTACGACGACATCGTCCGCCGCTCGGATGCGGTGGCCGGTTGGCTGCGGGAGCAGGGACTCGGCAAGGGCGACACCGTGATGCTGATGCTCGGCAACCAGATCGAGCTGTGGGAGGCGATGCTGGCGGTGATGAAGATCGGCGCGGTGATCCTGCCCACTGCCGAGGCCGTCACCAGCGAGGACCTGGTCGACCGGATCGGCCGGGCCGGCGTCCGGGCGGTCATCGCGAACGCCCCGGACACGCCGAAGTTCGCCACCGTCCCCGGCGACTACGTGCGGATCACCACCGCCGCCGCGCACGACGGCTGGATCTCCTTCGCCGACGCGTACGACCATCCGTCCGAGCCGCAGCCGGTGGTCACCGACGCCGACGACCCGGTGCTGCAGTACTTCACCTCGGGCACCACGAAGGAACCGAAGCTGGTCGGGCACACCCAGCTGTCCTATCCGGTCGGTCACCTCTCGACGACGTACTTCATCGGCGTCCGGCCCGGCGACGTGCACCTCAACATCAGCTCCCCCGGGTGGGGCAAGCATGCCTGGAGCAGCTTCTTCGCCCCGTGGATCGCCGAGGCAACGATCTTCGTCTACAACTACCGGCGTTTCGACGCCCACGAGCTGCTCCGGCACATGCGCCGGGTGGACGTCGCCACGTTCTGCGCCCCGCCGACGGTGTGGCGGATGATGATCCAGGCCGATCTCGGTGAGCGGCCCGCTTCCCTGCGGGAGGTCGTCGGCGCCGGGGAGCCGCTGAACCCCGAGGTGATCCGCTCGGTGCAGGAGCGGTGGGGGCTGACCATTCGCGACGGCTATGGGCAGACCGAGACCACCGCGCAGATCGGCAACGTTCCCGGCGAGCCGGTGAAGCCCGGGTCGATGGGCAAGCCGTTGCCGGGGGTGCCGATCGAGATCGTCGACCCGGAGACCGGTGAACCGTCCGAGATCGGTGAGATCTGCCTGCGGCTGGACGCCCGGCCGCTCAACCTGATGCACGGCTACGTGGGCATGCCGGAACTCACCCGGCAGGTGCAGCACGGCGGCTACTACCACACCGGCGATCTGGTGACCCGGGACAAGGACGGATACATCACTTACGTCGGACGCACCGACGACGTGTTCAAGGCCTCCGACTACAAGGTCTCGCCGTTCGAGCTGGAGAGCGTCCTGATCGAGCACCCGGCGGTCGCCGAGGCCGCCGTCGTACCGTCCCCCGATCCGACCCGGCTGGCGGTCCCGAAGGCGTACGTCACGCTCGCCCCGGGCTTCGAGCGCACCCGGGAGACGGCCCTGTCGATCCTGGCGTACGCGCGGGATCACCTGGCGCCCTACCTGCGGGTGCGCCGGCTGGAGTTCGACGAGCTGCCGAAGACCATCTCCGGCAAGATCCGCCGGGTGGCGTTGCGTGGCCGGGAACTGGCGGCCCAACGCGGTGCCCACGCCGAGCCAGGACGCACCGAATACCGCTACGAGGACTTCCCGGAGCTCCGTACGCAGCACTGACGGCTCCGGCGGGGCCCACCCCGGCCGACCGATACGTACGACAGGAGGGGCGGACCGTGGTGGTCCGCCCCTCCTGGTCGGTGATCGGGACTGCTCAGCCCTGGTCGTGGCTGCCGCGGCCGCCGCGGGAGGTGGTGAGCAGGGTGGCCCCGGCCGCGAGGATGCCCAGCCCCAGCAGGCCGAAGACGGCCGCCGGTCCGCCGGTCCGGGGCAGTCGCGCCGCGATGTTCTTCGCCGCGTCGTCGGCGACCTGGGTGGCCGAACCGCCGGTGGTGTTACCCGGTTTCTGTGTTGTCGAGGCGGAGGAGTGGATCGGGGCCGGCGAGGGGCTGGCCGAGGTGGCGGCCACCTGGCCCGTGGCCGCGGCCCGGCCGGCCGGCCACACCGGCGTGGCCGTCGCCGACGGCTTGGCGGTCGGTGAGGACGATGCCGACGGCGAGGAGACGGCAGAGCGGGAGGTCGTGGCGCTCGCCGACGGGCCGCTGGTCGGCAGCCGGTCGTCCCGATCCAGCCCGGTGTCGCTGGCCGAGGCGACGGAGGGATCTGCCCCGGTCAGCGTGCCGGACGTCGAGGTGGTGGTACCGGCCGGGATGGTCGTCGACCCCTCGGTGTAGCCGGTGCCGGCCGCGCCCTGGAACCGGATGATGACCTCGTAGTTCGGCACCTTGCTCCAGCCGGCCGGCAGGTCCAGCCCGGCGCTGAGGCGGCCCTCCGCATCCGTGGTCACCGTCCCCAACGTGGCACCGGTGGTGTCGACCACCGGGAATGCCGTGTTGGCGAGCGGCTTCCCGTTGGCGTCGTAGACGATCCCGCTGAAGTACACCCGGTTGGTCTGCGGGTTGATCACCCAGATCACCCCGGTCACGGTGGCGGGGTTGTCACCGGACGCGGCCGTGCCGGTGCCGACCGATGCGCTCGGGGAGGCCGAGGGGGTCGGCAGCAGGGGCGACGAGCTGGCGCTCGGCGTCGCGGACGGCTTGGCGGAGGTCACCGCAGAGACGCTCGCGGAGGGAGAGGCAGTCGACGAGGGCGAGCTGCTGGCGGACGGCGATGCACTCGGCGACGTGGCCGTCGACGACGGCGTGGGGGTCGAGGTGGTCTGGTTCGAGACCTGGTCGGCGGTCGCCGCGGCCGCTGGGAGCTTGTCGTACTGGTAGAGGTCGTACTGCTTCATGATCTTGATCACAGAGTCCGCGTACGCCGGATCGGTGGCATAGCCGCCGGCGGCGATGGCGCGGATGAACTGGTCCGGATCATCTGTGTGGTCGAACGCCGCCCGGTATCGACTCAGTGACGTCAGCAGGCGACCGTAATCGGAGAAGGAATCCGCGGTGGTCGCGTACGTCCGGAATCCGTCGACGATCGTCGTGGACCCGGACGCGGAGTATTCCTTCGTCTGTAACGAAACGCAGCCCTGTTGGAAGGGGCTCTTCTGCGAGGTGCATTTGATGCCGAAATAGTTGTGATAGGTCCGGGAGAGGGAAGAATCTCCCCAACCGGACTCGAGGATCGACTGTGCCATGGCGACGGCGGCGGGAACCTTGTATTCCCGTTGCACACCTTGGGCGGCGTCGAGCGTCTGCTTGATGTACGTGGAAGGAGCGAGGGCCCTTGCGTACGGGGAGAAGATCGCTCCACCGAACACGAGAAGAACCGACGCCGCAGCGGTCAGGATTACTCGTAGTGTTCGTGCCACGTTGACACCATGGAAAATGTCCTCGGTCGGCGGCAAGTATCAGCCTGAAGCTCAGGTTGAGAGAACAGGGCTCTCCGAGGACCTGTTCCGAGATCGGAAAAGGGCGTCGACCGGCCTCTCTGTGAAGACCTGTCGACGCCCCTGTGAGGGCCTGCGGTGACCGCCGGTGGAGCGGCTCGGACGCCCTGTCAGTTCCCGGCTGCCGGTGAGGTCGCGGCGATCCGGGCCCGCCAGGCGGCACTGGCCCCGGTGTGACCGGCGTACACGACCGAGCCGAGCAGACCGAGCGACACCACGATCACCAGGACCGCCGCGGACACCGGCAGCACGCCGTGCGGCTGCTTCCCACCACGGGAGCGCAGGGCCCACAGCACGGCCGCCAGGACGACCAGCATGAAGAGGAT encodes:
- a CDS encoding AI-2E family transporter, which gives rise to MSVSDGNAGQRVGGPDLAWLRRAGMTSWLALGVIALVVVLAGAVSSISGIVIPAVIAVILGTVLEPLVSWLRRHKVSSTLATVTGLVVALLVGVGLVAVVVWGFIRQLPEITRQLLIGWESFLQWGRSLEIDSVWLDHARAAVQQYAPYLGQGVLGAVTSTFSGAVSFGVGTFFSVFILFFVLQDGHQFPGWLARVTKLDAGLVQEVDDLVKDSLQGYFRGVALTALITAPVFMIPLLVMRVPLAVPIFILYFFLSFLPYIGPWITGAFAVLIAFGSGGALAALVIAVSLLASNGTIQSAVSSWALGSALEVHPVAVLLATIVGGTAAGILGMILGPPLLAAIIRSVTAVRAHRTAATEDDGDPAANGVAAGSAATA
- a CDS encoding M23 family metallopeptidase, with the protein product MAGAQPITPRSPGGWGRAGLLAVAIALIGLLVAGGLGLTHQANDAHGADRDVRSVAPAPGDHLVAVTAGSGGSSSDGGSSSPASSAGDGPAPSPAPSGSGAAVAPAPAAAGTVTTTATEGSPGYLDSGAAVAAKAANGPAAPDFDRALVDLSAAQRVADQQTRAEQETRENTSREQAKRVAAQADAAKGIRTEQTRLVDEKNRAAAEAALLQAQQAALEAGKLSGDTGIRLPDGTLVRPLADGSRPASVPAELNRLGRTIGAATGRTLTPIARGQYTVGARWGAVGTWASYHTGVDFGAPIGTPVRAAADGTVTVPVAGDWAGTHVILTHTDGSTLYAHLLASTVRPGQKVKAGDIIGFVGLTGRTFGPHLHFEYYPRGSSLLTPYSATDPLVWLASQGVTP
- a CDS encoding NADPH:quinone reductase — its product is MRAVQITEHGDAGVLRYVDTVKPEPGPGQVRVRVRAAGLNPADTYMVRGGYEFFHNPLPWVPGFDSAGEIDAIGAEVTGLAVGDRVFVAGILAASDGAFAQYHVAEARVVRRLPDSVGYEEGAALGVPYATAYRALFQRADLRPGETVLVHGASGGVGQACVQFARAHGARVLATAGTAEGRALAARQGAHVVVDHSATDHVEELRRATPEGIDVVIEMAASNNLEADLGLLARNGRVVVVGARTPVEITPRLVMRTEAAILGVALWHITPAQTRQALAAIGAGLENGTLAPLVGHRLPLERIADGFALVTTGHRHGKVVLTVD
- a CDS encoding AbrB family transcriptional regulator; its protein translation is MTSPGRIFGEQVHPLGWVILLVLTAGLVVAARGVGIPSPEILAAMVAGTAVALSGRGPRRVPPPLAVAGQAVMGTALGAMVTSQELRALAADWVGVLVVTVLTLVISFGSGFLLALHPAVDRVTGVLSMAAGGASGLVAVAGDLGGDIRMVGTLQYTRVLLITASTPPIAAYVFGAPAAAVPAGPSDGAGGVLVGIGCTIVGLLVGRVVRVPAGDLLGPMVVTAAVAIWGGVPAPALPGVVVAVAYVVIGWTATLGFTRAALGTVVRVLPLSLGLVFVLMVVSAVAGVWLARLAGLPDLDGYLATTPGGMMAVLAVAAASGGNVTFITGVQAVRLFLMLALTPLLTGWLHRHAGPASSTPSGRGSD
- a CDS encoding AMP-binding protein, translating into MSRATEQIRAARDLLLSFHGRVDEARAAFTWPEISGPFNWAIDWFDAVGRGNDRTALWICQVDGREDRWSYDDIVRRSDAVAGWLREQGLGKGDTVMLMLGNQIELWEAMLAVMKIGAVILPTAEAVTSEDLVDRIGRAGVRAVIANAPDTPKFATVPGDYVRITTAAAHDGWISFADAYDHPSEPQPVVTDADDPVLQYFTSGTTKEPKLVGHTQLSYPVGHLSTTYFIGVRPGDVHLNISSPGWGKHAWSSFFAPWIAEATIFVYNYRRFDAHELLRHMRRVDVATFCAPPTVWRMMIQADLGERPASLREVVGAGEPLNPEVIRSVQERWGLTIRDGYGQTETTAQIGNVPGEPVKPGSMGKPLPGVPIEIVDPETGEPSEIGEICLRLDARPLNLMHGYVGMPELTRQVQHGGYYHTGDLVTRDKDGYITYVGRTDDVFKASDYKVSPFELESVLIEHPAVAEAAVVPSPDPTRLAVPKAYVTLAPGFERTRETALSILAYARDHLAPYLRVRRLEFDELPKTISGKIRRVALRGRELAAQRGAHAEPGRTEYRYEDFPELRTQH
- a CDS encoding glucosaminidase domain-containing protein, which encodes MFGGAIFSPYARALAPSTYIKQTLDAAQGVQREYKVPAAVAMAQSILESGWGDSSLSRTYHNYFGIKCTSQKSPFQQGCVSLQTKEYSASGSTTIVDGFRTYATTADSFSDYGRLLTSLSRYRAAFDHTDDPDQFIRAIAAGGYATDPAYADSVIKIMKQYDLYQYDKLPAAAATADQVSNQTTSTPTPSSTATSPSASPSASSSPSSTASPSASVSAVTSAKPSATPSASSSPLLPTPSASPSASVGTGTAASGDNPATVTGVIWVINPQTNRVYFSGIVYDANGKPLANTAFPVVDTTGATLGTVTTDAEGRLSAGLDLPAGWSKVPNYEVIIRFQGAAGTGYTEGSTTIPAGTTTSTSGTLTGADPSVASASDTGLDRDDRLPTSGPSASATTSRSAVSSPSASSSPTAKPSATATPVWPAGRAAATGQVAATSASPSPAPIHSSASTTQKPGNTTGGSATQVADDAAKNIAARLPRTGGPAAVFGLLGLGILAAGATLLTTSRGGRGSHDQG